A stretch of the Thermodesulfovibrionales bacterium genome encodes the following:
- a CDS encoding NapC/NirT family cytochrome c, giving the protein MNPFRPVKNFFSKINQGMSVTAKAIIAVLLMVILTGSGVVAYKFYDFTQNNPKFCVSCHIMKPAFEAWEKSEHTGINCHECHHLTIPEQNRLLISFVLHRPTSVPERHGKVIVPWKYCIRCHWEKDEKFPKAPMINQSTLHAKHVFMEQVECSKCHGYVVHKFTPEEHFCTRCHKGKEVHGTGMEALACLNCHTDRTTDLRPGRKKCLFCHGGEEVRRELIADGTIDVKHYQPTKETIGKALKISVPADAPMQFYCYTCHKPHAKVRPDWGDCLSCHRNIIDVGKHNLHIKVVGMQCKECHKPHVWRVTPESGKRACIRCHEYRDPKRFIG; this is encoded by the coding sequence ATGAATCCGTTCAGACCGGTCAAGAACTTCTTTTCAAAGATCAACCAGGGAATGTCCGTTACGGCAAAGGCGATCATCGCAGTCCTCCTCATGGTAATACTCACCGGAAGCGGTGTCGTAGCCTATAAGTTCTATGATTTTACCCAGAACAATCCGAAGTTCTGCGTGAGCTGTCATATTATGAAACCGGCCTTTGAAGCGTGGGAGAAGAGCGAACATACCGGAATAAACTGCCATGAATGCCATCACCTCACGATTCCCGAACAGAACAGACTGCTTATAAGCTTTGTTCTCCACAGACCCACGTCCGTTCCGGAACGCCACGGCAAGGTCATTGTTCCCTGGAAATACTGCATTCGGTGCCACTGGGAGAAGGACGAGAAATTCCCCAAGGCCCCGATGATCAATCAATCAACACTCCATGCAAAGCATGTATTCATGGAACAGGTGGAATGCTCCAAATGCCACGGTTATGTCGTACATAAATTCACGCCGGAAGAGCATTTCTGCACAAGGTGTCACAAAGGCAAGGAGGTTCACGGCACGGGGATGGAAGCCCTCGCCTGCCTTAACTGTCATACCGACCGGACGACTGACCTCAGACCCGGGAGAAAGAAGTGCCTCTTCTGTCACGGCGGAGAGGAAGTGAGGAGAGAACTGATCGCCGACGGTACGATCGATGTGAAGCACTATCAGCCTACAAAAGAGACCATCGGCAAGGCTCTCAAGATATCGGTCCCGGCCGATGCGCCGATGCAGTTTTATTGCTACACATGCCACAAGCCCCATGCGAAAGTAAGACCGGACTGGGGAGACTGCCTGAGCTGTCACAGAAACATCATCGATGTTGGAAAGCACAATCTCCATATTAAAGTCGTCGGCATGCAGTGTAAGGAGTGCCACAAACCCCATGTGTGGCGCGTCACTCCTGAGAGCGGAAAGAGAGCTTGTATTAGATGCCACGAATATCGAGACCCGAAACGATTTATTGGCTAA